A region of Saccharococcus thermophilus DNA encodes the following proteins:
- the infC gene encoding translation initiation factor IF-3, which produces MRCDKQVIRKKPWRWLVISKDFIINENIRAREVRLIDPNGEQLGIKSKQEALEIAARLNLDLVMVAPNAKPPVCRIMDYGKFRFEQQKKEKEARKKQKVINVKEVRLSPTIEEHDFNTKLRNARKFLEKGDKVKATIRFKGRAITHKEIGQRVLERFSEACSDIGVVETAPKMDGRNMFLVLAPKNDK; this is translated from the coding sequence GTGCGATGCGACAAACAAGTAATTCGTAAAAAACCTTGGAGGTGGCTGGTTATTAGCAAAGATTTCATTATCAACGAAAACATTCGTGCCCGTGAAGTCCGCTTAATCGATCCAAACGGCGAACAGCTGGGGATCAAATCGAAACAAGAAGCGCTCGAAATTGCGGCGAGATTAAACCTCGACTTAGTGATGGTGGCGCCAAATGCGAAACCGCCGGTATGCCGCATCATGGATTACGGCAAATTCCGCTTCGAGCAGCAGAAGAAAGAAAAAGAAGCGCGCAAAAAGCAAAAAGTGATCAACGTCAAAGAAGTGCGCTTAAGCCCGACGATCGAGGAGCACGACTTTAACACGAAGCTCCGCAACGCGCGCAAGTTCCTTGAAAAAGGCGATAAAGTAAAAGCGACAATCCGCTTTAAAGGACGGGCGATTACGCATAAGGAAATTGGTCAACGCGTCCTTGAACGGTTCTCCGAGGCATGTTCGGATATCGGCGTCGTCGAGACGGCACCGAAAATGGACGGGCGCAATATGTTTTTAGTGCTAGCACCGAAAAACGATAAATAA
- a CDS encoding DUF1294 domain-containing protein, producing MVQYSLVMNIIGLFIMAIDKYKAKRHQWRIAEKTLWLVSFIGGAVGAAVGMYWFHHKTRHRAFRYGLPLLAVMEIVAYVWLFNFL from the coding sequence ATGGTACAATATAGTTTGGTGATGAATATTATCGGTCTTTTCATCATGGCGATCGATAAGTATAAAGCGAAGCGCCATCAATGGCGCATCGCCGAAAAAACGCTTTGGCTCGTTTCCTTCATCGGCGGGGCGGTTGGTGCGGCAGTTGGCATGTATTGGTTTCATCATAAAACGCGCCATCGTGCTTTCCGCTATGGCTTGCCGCTTCTGGCGGTGATGGAGATTGTGGCATATGTTTGGCTTTTTAACTTTTTGTAG
- the rplT gene encoding 50S ribosomal protein L20 — protein MPRVKGGTVTRRRRKKVLKLAKGYFGAKHALYRVANQQVMKSLMYAYRDRRQRKRDFRKLWITRINAAARMHGLSYSRFMHGLKLAGVEVNRKMLADLAVNDQAAFAQLADLAKANLNK, from the coding sequence ATGCCACGTGTTAAAGGTGGAACGGTAACGCGCAGACGTCGCAAAAAAGTGCTGAAATTAGCAAAAGGTTATTTCGGAGCGAAACATGCTTTATATAGAGTCGCAAACCAACAAGTAATGAAATCGTTAATGTACGCGTATCGCGACCGTCGTCAACGGAAACGCGATTTCCGCAAACTTTGGATTACGCGCATTAACGCTGCTGCACGCATGCACGGTCTTTCCTACAGCCGCTTCATGCACGGTTTAAAATTAGCGGGTGTAGAAGTGAACCGCAAAATGTTAGCGGACTTAGCGGTCAATGACCAAGCTGCGTTCGCACAGCTCGCTGACTTAGCGAAAGCAAATTTAAACAAGTAA
- a CDS encoding dUTP diphosphatase — protein MDFAALYSLQRQLDERIEAQHGLMEEDLFAKKLLALLVEIGELANETRCFKFWSVKPPSPQEKVLEEYVDGLHFILSLGLECDFLYSEIPPQSAALPLVEQFLAVFQAADEFGKTKSRQSYNRLFTEYLRLGGQLGFSTKQIEQAYKQKNQVNHERQNQNY, from the coding sequence ATGGATTTTGCAGCGCTTTACTCGCTGCAGCGCCAGCTCGATGAGCGGATTGAGGCGCAGCACGGCCTTATGGAAGAAGATCTGTTTGCAAAAAAACTGCTCGCTTTGCTTGTCGAAATCGGCGAGCTGGCCAATGAAACGCGCTGTTTTAAATTTTGGAGCGTGAAACCGCCGTCTCCACAAGAAAAAGTGCTCGAAGAATATGTCGACGGACTGCATTTTATTTTATCGCTCGGCTTGGAATGCGATTTTCTCTATTCCGAGATTCCGCCGCAATCGGCCGCTTTGCCGCTTGTCGAGCAGTTTCTCGCCGTTTTTCAAGCCGCGGATGAGTTTGGAAAAACGAAATCGCGGCAAAGCTATAACCGGTTGTTTACCGAATATTTGCGGCTCGGCGGGCAGCTCGGTTTTTCTACGAAACAAATCGAACAAGCCTATAAGCAAAAAAATCAAGTCAATCATGAACGGCAAAATCAGAATTATTAA
- the sspI gene encoding small acid-soluble spore protein SspI, with the protein MDLNLRHAVIQNVANNTKEQLEDTIVDAIQRGEEKYLPGLGVLFEEIWKHSSEQQKEEMLTTLEQAVKQHA; encoded by the coding sequence ATGGATTTAAACTTGCGCCATGCAGTTATACAAAATGTGGCCAACAACACGAAGGAGCAATTGGAAGATACGATTGTTGACGCGATTCAACGTGGAGAGGAAAAATATTTGCCGGGGCTCGGCGTCCTCTTTGAAGAGATTTGGAAACATTCGAGCGAGCAGCAAAAAGAGGAAATGCTCACAACACTGGAACAAGCGGTCAAGCAACATGCATAA
- the pheS gene encoding phenylalanine--tRNA ligase subunit alpha: MKERLQQLQQEALEKIEQASDLKALNEVRVAYLGKKGPITEVLRGMGSLSPEERPVIGALANEVRQAIQSALEAKQAKLEQEEVEKKLAAEAIDVTLPGRPVRRGNHHPLTRVIEEIEDLFIGMGYTIAEGPEVEKDYYNFEALNLPKGHPARDMQDSFYITEEILLRTHTSPVQARTMEKHQGRGPVKIICPGKVYRRDNDDATHSHQFTQIEGLVVDENIRMSDLKGTLREFARKMFGEDREIRFRPSFFPFTEPSVEVDVSCFHCGGHGCSVCKGTGWIEILGAGMVHPNVLEMAGFDSKKYTGFAFGMGPERIAMLKYGIDDIRHFYQNDIRFLQQFHRV; this comes from the coding sequence ATGAAAGAACGGTTGCAGCAGCTTCAACAAGAAGCGCTCGAAAAAATTGAACAAGCTAGTGACTTAAAAGCACTTAATGAGGTGCGCGTCGCTTATCTTGGCAAAAAAGGCCCGATTACCGAAGTGCTCCGCGGCATGGGGTCATTATCGCCGGAAGAGCGTCCGGTCATAGGCGCGCTCGCCAACGAAGTACGGCAAGCGATTCAAAGCGCGCTAGAAGCAAAACAAGCAAAGCTCGAACAAGAGGAAGTCGAAAAAAAATTAGCGGCGGAAGCGATTGATGTCACGCTTCCAGGCCGCCCGGTCAGAAGAGGAAATCATCATCCGCTCACGCGCGTCATTGAAGAAATCGAAGACTTATTCATCGGCATGGGCTATACGATTGCCGAAGGGCCGGAAGTCGAGAAAGACTACTACAATTTTGAAGCGTTGAACTTGCCAAAAGGCCACCCGGCGCGCGATATGCAAGATTCGTTCTACATTACCGAAGAAATTTTGCTTCGCACTCATACATCACCGGTGCAAGCGCGCACGATGGAAAAACATCAAGGGCGCGGTCCGGTCAAAATCATCTGCCCGGGAAAAGTGTACCGCCGCGACAATGATGACGCGACTCACTCGCATCAATTTACGCAAATCGAAGGGCTTGTTGTCGATGAAAACATTCGCATGAGCGACCTGAAAGGAACGCTGCGCGAGTTTGCCCGCAAAATGTTTGGCGAAGACCGCGAAATCCGCTTCCGTCCAAGCTTTTTCCCATTCACCGAGCCGTCGGTCGAAGTCGATGTATCCTGCTTCCATTGCGGCGGACATGGCTGCAGCGTATGTAAAGGGACTGGATGGATTGAAATTTTAGGCGCCGGCATGGTCCATCCAAACGTCTTAGAAATGGCTGGATTTGATTCGAAAAAATATACCGGTTTCGCGTTCGGCATGGGGCCGGAGCGCATCGCGATGCTTAAATACGGCATTGATGACATCCGTCATTTCTATCAAAATGACATTCGTTTCTTACAACAATTCCACCGTGTGTAA
- the ytxC gene encoding putative sporulation protein YtxC, whose protein sequence is MIEIYLDQASDAEKLFSILKEREKKAVHPLFCTTYSGNSLVAIYIYGHNEDVIFSDIMPAITEFILRFVEDRLLLSIISGTFYFQDKEEQQQILQIAHSFLDGERYDYRKGKQLSVSRETLIRQALEQFLTDGLSFSFSSFITFRLKSYMERLQHYVELAIDEYKLEQEYQNFVQTLRDCVAARPPKLPRIYLVHQPPSFLFYDEKLREITAGELKQWIDRNLIVSQPMYIDSSVLAPLVSIAPSEIYLYTDHEDDGMIQTIQNVFQERIRLRKQSDFAKCHISAQQDG, encoded by the coding sequence TTGATCGAAATTTATTTGGACCAAGCAAGCGATGCGGAAAAGTTGTTTTCCATATTGAAGGAGAGAGAGAAAAAAGCGGTTCATCCGCTCTTTTGCACAACATATAGTGGAAATTCCCTCGTTGCGATTTACATATATGGCCATAACGAAGATGTCATCTTCTCTGATATCATGCCGGCCATCACGGAATTTATTTTGCGTTTTGTGGAAGACCGGTTGTTATTATCGATCATTTCCGGTACGTTTTATTTTCAAGACAAGGAAGAACAGCAGCAAATTTTACAGATCGCCCATTCGTTTCTCGATGGCGAACGATATGACTACCGCAAAGGAAAACAGCTTTCCGTTTCCCGAGAAACATTGATTCGCCAAGCGTTAGAGCAATTTTTAACAGATGGGCTTTCTTTTTCCTTCTCCTCCTTTATCACGTTTCGCCTGAAATCGTATATGGAGCGGCTGCAACATTACGTCGAGCTGGCGATCGATGAATATAAGCTGGAACAGGAATATCAAAATTTCGTGCAAACACTTCGTGACTGTGTTGCGGCAAGACCGCCGAAACTGCCACGAATCTATTTAGTTCACCAACCGCCGTCTTTTCTTTTTTATGATGAGAAGCTGCGGGAAATTACCGCGGGAGAATTAAAACAATGGATTGATCGCAATTTGATCGTCAGCCAGCCGATGTACATCGATTCTTCCGTGCTGGCGCCGCTTGTGTCCATCGCTCCAAGCGAAATTTATTTGTATACTGACCATGAAGATGACGGAATGATCCAAACGATTCAAAATGTGTTTCAAGAACGCATCCGCCTTCGGAAGCAAAGCGATTTTGCGAAATGCCATATTTCCGCACAACAAGATGGATGA
- the dnaI gene encoding primosomal protein DnaI — protein MERVNQLLHRLLGRKDFQQRYEQMKRQILAHPDVQAFLRAHEREITKEMVDRSLMKLYEFIEQSKNCDQCPSLEQCKNFLKGYHPHLVIKGTVIDVKYDRCPAKIKHDERKQQESLIQSLFVPREILQASLSHIDLDDEGRMKAIELADRFVSEYEPGKKMKGLYLYGSFGVGKTYILGAIANALAKKNVQSLIVYVPEFFRELKSSLQDQTVNEKLDYVKKVPILMLDDIGAESMSSWVRDDLLGPILQYRMFENLPTFFTSNFDLQQLAHHLTYSQRGEEEQVKAARIMERIRYLAQPVEVKGKNRRLE, from the coding sequence ATGGAACGAGTCAATCAATTATTACATCGGCTGCTAGGCAGAAAAGACTTTCAGCAACGTTATGAACAAATGAAGCGGCAAATTTTGGCGCATCCGGACGTACAAGCGTTTTTGCGGGCGCATGAGCGGGAAATTACAAAAGAGATGGTAGACCGCAGTTTAATGAAACTGTACGAGTTTATCGAGCAAAGCAAAAACTGCGACCAGTGTCCAAGTTTAGAGCAATGCAAAAACTTTTTGAAAGGATATCATCCCCATCTCGTTATAAAAGGGACGGTCATTGATGTTAAGTATGACCGCTGCCCGGCGAAAATAAAGCATGATGAACGGAAACAGCAGGAATCGCTCATTCAAAGCTTATTTGTGCCGCGCGAGATTTTGCAGGCGTCGCTGTCTCATATTGATCTAGATGACGAAGGACGAATGAAGGCGATTGAGCTTGCCGACCGTTTTGTTTCCGAGTATGAACCTGGAAAAAAGATGAAGGGCCTTTATTTATACGGATCGTTTGGTGTCGGAAAAACGTACATCCTTGGCGCGATTGCCAACGCGCTGGCGAAAAAGAACGTCCAGTCGTTGATCGTGTATGTTCCTGAATTTTTCCGTGAGCTGAAAAGTTCACTGCAAGATCAAACGGTGAACGAAAAACTCGATTACGTCAAAAAAGTACCGATTTTAATGCTCGATGATATCGGCGCTGAATCGATGTCAAGCTGGGTGCGCGACGACTTGCTGGGACCGATTTTGCAATATCGGATGTTCGAAAACTTGCCGACGTTTTTTACCTCGAACTTTGATTTGCAGCAGCTTGCCCATCATTTGACGTATTCGCAGCGCGGCGAGGAGGAACAGGTGAAAGCAGCGCGCATTATGGAGCGGATTCGTTATTTGGCGCAGCCGGTAGAAGTAAAAGGCAAAAACCGACGTCTTGAATAG
- the thrS gene encoding threonine--tRNA ligase, which translates to MSEVIRITFPDGAVKEFPKGTTTEEIAASISPGLKKKAIAGKLNDRFIDLRTPIQEDGAISIITQDMPEALDILRHSTAHLMAQAIKRLYKNVKLGVGPVIENGFYYDIDMEHALTPEDLPKIEQEMRKIVKENLEIVRKEVSREEAIRLYEEIGDNLKLELINDIPEGETISIYEQGEFFDLCRGVHVPSTGKIKEFKLLNISGAYWRGDSNNKMLQRIYGTAFFKKEDLDEYLRLLQEAKERDHRKLGKELELFTTSQKVGQGLPLWLPKGATIRRIIERYIVDKEIELGYQHVYTPVLGSVELYKTSGHWDHYKDNMFPPMEMDNEQLVLRPMNCPHHMMIYKNKIHSYRELPIRIAELGTMHRYEMSGALSGLQRVRGMTLNDAHIFVRPDQIKDEFKRVVNLILEVYKDFGLNDYSFRLSYRDPHDKEKYYDDDEMWEKAQRMLREAMDELGLEYYEAEGEAAFYGPKLDVQVRTALGKDETLSTVQLDFLLPERFDLTYIGEDGKPHRPVVIHRGVVSTMERFVAFLIEEYKGAFPTWLAPVQVKVIPVSPEAHLDYAYEVKEALQAKGFRVEVDERDEKIGYKIREAQIQKIPYMLVVGDKEIAENAVNVRKYGEQKSETMPLDDFIASLQEEVRRK; encoded by the coding sequence ATGTCGGAAGTGATTCGCATTACATTCCCGGACGGGGCGGTAAAGGAGTTTCCGAAAGGAACGACAACGGAAGAGATCGCCGCTTCGATCAGCCCGGGATTAAAGAAAAAAGCGATTGCTGGAAAATTAAATGATCGTTTTATTGATTTGCGCACGCCGATTCAAGAAGACGGCGCGATTTCGATCATTACGCAAGACATGCCGGAAGCGCTCGATATTTTGCGCCACAGCACGGCCCATTTGATGGCGCAGGCGATTAAGCGTCTGTACAAAAACGTGAAACTTGGCGTCGGGCCAGTGATTGAAAATGGATTTTATTATGACATTGATATGGAACACGCTTTAACACCGGAAGACTTGCCGAAAATCGAACAAGAAATGCGGAAAATTGTCAAAGAAAACTTGGAAATCGTCCGCAAAGAAGTAAGTCGGGAAGAGGCAATCCGCCTTTATGAGGAAATCGGCGATAACTTAAAGCTTGAGCTGATCAACGATATTCCAGAAGGAGAAACGATTTCCATTTACGAGCAAGGCGAGTTTTTCGACCTTTGCCGAGGGGTACACGTTCCATCGACTGGAAAAATTAAAGAGTTTAAGCTGTTGAATATTTCCGGAGCGTACTGGCGCGGCGACAGCAACAACAAAATGCTGCAGCGCATTTACGGAACGGCGTTTTTCAAAAAAGAAGATTTGGATGAATACTTGCGCCTGTTGCAGGAAGCGAAAGAGCGCGACCATCGCAAATTAGGAAAAGAGCTGGAATTGTTTACAACGTCGCAAAAAGTCGGACAAGGCCTGCCGCTCTGGCTGCCAAAAGGGGCGACGATTCGCCGCATTATCGAGCGCTATATTGTCGATAAGGAAATTGAACTCGGCTATCAGCACGTTTATACGCCGGTGCTTGGCAGCGTCGAATTGTATAAAACTTCCGGACACTGGGACCATTACAAAGATAACATGTTCCCGCCAATGGAAATGGACAACGAACAACTTGTGCTGCGCCCAATGAACTGTCCGCATCATATGATGATTTATAAAAACAAAATTCATAGCTATCGGGAACTTCCAATTCGTATCGCCGAGCTGGGCACGATGCACCGCTATGAAATGTCCGGGGCGCTTTCCGGATTGCAGCGCGTCCGCGGCATGACGCTGAATGATGCCCATATCTTTGTTCGTCCGGACCAGATTAAAGACGAATTTAAGCGCGTAGTGAACTTAATTTTGGAAGTATACAAAGATTTTGGCCTAAATGACTATTCGTTCCGCCTTTCTTATCGCGATCCGCATGACAAAGAAAAATATTACGATGATGATGAAATGTGGGAAAAAGCGCAACGGATGCTGCGTGAGGCGATGGATGAATTAGGATTGGAGTATTATGAAGCGGAAGGGGAAGCGGCGTTTTACGGTCCGAAGCTGGATGTGCAAGTGCGCACCGCGCTTGGCAAAGACGAAACATTATCGACGGTGCAGCTCGATTTCTTGCTTCCGGAACGATTTGACTTAACATACATTGGCGAAGACGGAAAACCGCATCGCCCGGTTGTCATCCACCGCGGCGTCGTTTCGACGATGGAACGATTCGTTGCGTTCCTCATTGAAGAATATAAAGGAGCGTTCCCAACTTGGCTCGCGCCTGTGCAAGTAAAAGTCATTCCGGTATCGCCGGAGGCGCATCTCGACTATGCGTACGAAGTAAAAGAAGCGCTGCAAGCGAAAGGATTCCGCGTCGAAGTCGACGAGCGCGACGAAAAAATCGGCTATAAAATCCGCGAAGCGCAAATACAAAAAATTCCTTACATGCTTGTTGTCGGCGACAAAGAAATCGCGGAAAACGCCGTGAACGTCCGCAAATACGGTGAACAAAAAAGCGAAACAATGCCGCTCGATGACTTTATTGCTTCCTTGCAGGAGGAAGTGCGGCGAAAATAG
- a CDS encoding M42 family metallopeptidase: MAKYDETLTMLKDLTDARGVPGNEREAREVMKKYITPYADEVTTDGLGSLIAKKKGAADGPKIMIAGHLDEVGFMVTQIDDKGFIRFQTLGGWWSQVMLAQRVTILTRKGEITGVIGSKPPHILPPEARKKPVDIKDMFIDIGATSREEAMEWGVRPGDSIVPYFEFTVLNNEKMLLAKAWDNRIGCAIAIDVLKQLKDVDHPNVVYGVGTVQEEVGLRGARTAAHFIQPDIAFAVDVGIAGDTPGVSEKEAMGKLGAGPHIVLYDATMVSHRGLREFVIDVAEELNIPYHFDAMPGGGTDAGAIHLTASGVPSLTIAIPTRYIHSHAAILHRDDYENTVKLLVEVIKRLDAEKVKQITFE, translated from the coding sequence ATGGCGAAATACGATGAAACGTTGACGATGCTGAAGGATTTAACCGATGCGAGAGGCGTCCCTGGAAATGAACGGGAAGCGCGCGAAGTAATGAAAAAGTACATAACTCCTTATGCCGATGAAGTAACGACAGACGGTCTCGGCAGTTTAATCGCGAAAAAGAAAGGAGCTGCCGACGGTCCGAAAATTATGATTGCCGGCCACTTGGACGAAGTCGGCTTTATGGTGACGCAAATCGATGACAAAGGATTTATCCGTTTCCAAACGCTAGGCGGTTGGTGGAGCCAAGTTATGCTGGCGCAACGCGTCACCATTTTAACGCGCAAGGGAGAAATCACCGGTGTCATCGGTTCGAAACCGCCGCACATTTTGCCGCCGGAAGCGCGCAAAAAACCGGTCGACATTAAAGATATGTTTATTGACATTGGCGCAACAAGCCGTGAGGAAGCAATGGAATGGGGCGTGCGTCCGGGCGACTCGATTGTTCCGTATTTTGAATTTACCGTATTGAATAATGAAAAAATGCTGCTTGCGAAAGCTTGGGACAACCGGATCGGTTGCGCGATCGCGATTGACGTGCTCAAGCAATTAAAAGATGTCGATCATCCAAACGTCGTGTATGGCGTTGGCACGGTGCAGGAAGAAGTTGGTTTGCGCGGGGCAAGAACAGCGGCGCATTTCATTCAGCCGGATATCGCGTTTGCTGTGGACGTCGGCATTGCCGGCGATACGCCAGGAGTTTCCGAAAAAGAAGCGATGGGCAAGCTTGGTGCGGGACCGCACATCGTTCTGTATGATGCGACCATGGTATCGCATCGCGGTTTGCGCGAGTTTGTCATCGATGTCGCCGAAGAACTCAACATTCCTTATCATTTTGACGCAATGCCAGGCGGCGGCACCGACGCAGGCGCGATTCATTTAACGGCAAGCGGCGTGCCGTCGCTGACGATCGCGATTCCAACGCGCTACATCCATTCCCATGCGGCGATTTTGCACCGTGACGATTATGAAAATACGGTAAAATTGCTTGTCGAAGTCATCAAGCGCTTAGACGCGGAAAAGGTAAAACAAATTACATTTGAATAA
- the rpmI gene encoding 50S ribosomal protein L35: MPKMKTHRGAAKRFKKTGTGKLKRGHAYTSHLFSSKTQKQKRKLRKATLVSPGDFKRIRQLLDNLK, translated from the coding sequence ATGCCAAAAATGAAAACTCATCGTGGCGCTGCAAAGCGTTTCAAAAAAACTGGTACCGGTAAATTAAAACGCGGTCATGCTTATACAAGCCACTTATTTTCCAGCAAAACGCAAAAACAAAAACGCAAACTTCGCAAAGCAACGCTTGTATCTCCTGGCGACTTCAAACGCATTCGCCAACTGCTTGACAACTTGAAATAA
- a CDS encoding methyltransferase domain-containing protein has translation MNVWNADAYDEKLSFVSELGKSLVEMLGPKQGEKILDLGCGTGDLANEIAKMGAKVVGMDVSPDMIEKARKKYPHLSFLVDNGESFRTEERYDAIFSNAALHWMKRAESVVQSMALALREGGRLVAEFGGKGNVDAIVKAIEEVLFTNYGIDAKERNPWYFPSIGEYSSLLEKHGFRVIYASHFDRPTPLPDGDQGLDHWLDGFAGGFFAGLESSEKDLVYRQIKERLRAYLWKDGAWIADYKRIRMIAVKEEREAK, from the coding sequence GTGAATGTATGGAATGCGGATGCATATGATGAAAAGTTATCGTTTGTGTCTGAGTTAGGGAAAAGTTTGGTAGAGATGTTAGGCCCGAAACAAGGAGAAAAAATTCTTGATTTAGGATGCGGGACAGGAGATCTTGCAAATGAAATTGCAAAAATGGGAGCCAAAGTTGTCGGGATGGATGTATCCCCTGATATGATCGAAAAAGCACGAAAAAAATATCCGCATCTTTCTTTTCTTGTAGATAATGGTGAATCATTTCGAACTGAAGAACGCTATGACGCTATTTTCTCCAATGCCGCTTTGCATTGGATGAAGCGGGCTGAAAGTGTTGTGCAATCGATGGCTCTTGCTTTGCGAGAGGGCGGCCGGTTGGTCGCTGAATTTGGCGGAAAAGGAAACGTGGACGCTATTGTGAAAGCAATAGAAGAAGTTTTATTCACAAACTATGGCATTGATGCAAAAGAAAGAAATCCATGGTATTTTCCGAGCATTGGGGAATACAGCAGTTTGCTTGAAAAGCACGGATTTCGTGTGATCTATGCCAGCCATTTTGATCGCCCTACTCCTTTGCCTGATGGAGATCAAGGATTAGATCATTGGCTGGACGGCTTTGCTGGCGGCTTTTTTGCTGGTTTGGAATCGTCTGAAAAAGACCTGGTTTATCGGCAAATAAAAGAACGATTAAGAGCATACTTATGGAAGGATGGCGCATGGATTGCGGATTATAAACGGATTCGAATGATAGCGGTGAAGGAGGAAAGGGAAGCGAAATAA
- a CDS encoding TrmH family RNA methyltransferase, with amino-acid sequence MKRIESVKNPQVKQWKKLLTKKEREKTGHFLIEGFHLVEEALKSNISIIQLIVDENKAIPATWDVSGIPLAIVTEDVMKAISATETPQGIAAVCEQFSYDDMDWTQANVLLIDAVQDPGNIGTMIRTADAAGMDAVILGEGCADLYNPKVIRATQGSLFHLPIMRGNLREWIERLREKNVAVYGTALENGEDYRHIEPTRPFALLVGNEGSGVQKELLQMTTKNLYIPIYGQAESLNVAVAAGILLYHLRGTL; translated from the coding sequence TTGAAACGAATTGAGTCGGTAAAAAATCCGCAAGTGAAGCAGTGGAAAAAGCTGCTGACGAAAAAGGAACGAGAAAAAACAGGGCATTTTCTTATCGAAGGATTTCATTTAGTGGAAGAAGCGTTGAAAAGCAACATATCCATTATCCAATTGATTGTTGATGAAAATAAAGCGATTCCGGCAACATGGGATGTGAGCGGCATCCCGCTGGCCATCGTCACGGAAGACGTGATGAAAGCGATCAGCGCCACGGAAACGCCGCAAGGCATCGCGGCCGTATGCGAACAGTTTTCCTATGACGATATGGACTGGACGCAGGCGAATGTGCTTCTGATTGACGCCGTGCAAGATCCAGGCAACATCGGCACGATGATCCGCACCGCTGATGCGGCGGGAATGGATGCGGTGATTCTTGGGGAAGGATGTGCTGATCTATACAATCCGAAAGTTATCCGCGCGACGCAAGGTTCACTTTTTCATCTGCCAATTATGCGCGGAAATCTCCGTGAATGGATCGAGCGTCTGCGCGAGAAAAATGTCGCGGTTTACGGAACGGCGCTGGAAAATGGGGAAGATTATCGCCATATTGAGCCGACGCGACCGTTCGCTTTGCTTGTCGGCAACGAAGGAAGCGGGGTTCAGAAGGAATTGCTGCAAATGACAACGAAAAACTTATACATTCCGATTTATGGACAGGCCGAGTCGTTAAACGTCGCCGTCGCCGCCGGAATTTTGCTTTATCATTTACGCGGGACGTTGTAA